The following are encoded together in the Bubalus kerabau isolate K-KA32 ecotype Philippines breed swamp buffalo chromosome 3, PCC_UOA_SB_1v2, whole genome shotgun sequence genome:
- the LOC129645535 gene encoding histone H2B type 1-A yields MPELTTKGTTISKKGFKKAVTKTQKKEGKKRKRCRKESYSIYIYKVLKQVHPDTGISSKAMSIMNSFVSDIFERVAGEASRLAHYNKRSTITSREIQTAVRLLLPGELAKHAVSEGTKAVTKYTSSK; encoded by the coding sequence ATGCCAGAGCTGACTACAAAGGGCACTACCATTTCTAAAAAAGGCTTCAAGAAAGCTGTAACTAAAAcccagaaaaaggaagggaaaaagcgGAAGAGATGTCGGAAAGAGAGCTATTCAATTTACATAtacaaggtgctgaagcaagtTCACCCAGATACGGGCATCTCTTCAAAGGCCATGAGCATCATGAATTCGTTTGTCAGTGACATTTTCGAGCGCGTCGCAGGCGAGGCGTCGCGCCTGGCTCATTATAACAAGCGCTCCACTATCACGTCCAGGGAAATCCAAACGGCTGTACGCCTGCTGCtgcctggggagctggccaaACACGCGGTGTCTGAGGGTACCAAGGCTGTCACCAAGTACACCAGCTCAAAGTAA